The Strix aluco isolate bStrAlu1 chromosome 19, bStrAlu1.hap1, whole genome shotgun sequence genome contains a region encoding:
- the ELN gene encoding elastin isoform X14 → MAKQAAAPLLPGVLLLFSILPASHQGGVPGAIPGGGVPGGGFFPGAGVGGLGAGLGAGGKPLKPGAAGLFPGGVYPGGVFPGAASAAALKAAAKAGAGIPGAFPGGVLPGAGVRFPGVGVLPGVPTGAGVKPKGPGAGAFAGIPGLGGFGGQQPGVPLGYPIKAPKLPGGYGLPYSTGKLPYGFGPGGIGAGIGAGKAGYPTGTGVGAQAAAAKAAAKYGAGVLPGAGVIPGVGGVVPGVGVVPGAGVGGPAAAAAAAKAAAKAGAFGPGVLPGVGGVPGLVPGVGGVPGLVPGVGGVPGVAGVGAPAAAAAAKAAKYGAGVGVPGIGGVPGVPGVPGVPGVPGVPGVPGVPGVPGVAGVPGVPGVPGVAGVPGVVPGVGVGGPEAAAAAAKAAAKAAAYGAGRVPGVGVPGVGVPGVGVPGVGVPGVGVPGVGVPGVGVPGVGVPGLVPGGVAGIPGVGVPAAAAAAKAAAKAAKFGAGGLAPGVGGLAPGVGGLAPGVGGLAPGVGGLAPGVGGLAPGIGGVPGVGGPAAAAKAAAKAAKFGAGVGVPGGVPGVAGVPGVTPGVGVVPGLVPGVGVPGTGILPGAGIPQVGVQPGAKPPKFGVPGAGVPGVGGIPGGLGVGGLGLGGLGVGGLGAGILYPGAVGKPPKPGFGVGGLQPGAGVPGFGVSPIFPGGVAGQLGFGGKPPKTFGGALGALGFRGGVGCAQGKYCGRKRK, encoded by the exons GTGCTGCAGGTCTCTTCCCCGGAGGTGTCTACCCCGGGGGTGTCTTCCCAGGTGCTGCCTCTGCCGCTGCGCTCAAGGCTGCTGCGAAAGCTG GCGCTGGAATTCCTGGAGCTTTCCCGGGCGGCGTGCTCCCTGGTGCAG GTGTCCGCTTCCCTGGCGTCGGGGTGCTGCCCGGGGTACCCACTGGTGCTGGAGTCAAGCCTAAAGGTCCAG GAGCAGGAGCCTTCGCAGGAATCCCTG GACTGGGAGGTTTTGGAGGTCAGCAGCCCGGTGTCCCTCTGGGGTATCCCATCAAAGCTCCTAAGCTCCCAG GTGGCTATGGATTGCCCTACAGCACTGGTAAGCTGCCCTACG GCTTCGGGCCCGGCGGGATAGGAGCCGGCATCGGGGCAGGAAAGGCAGGGTACCCCACCGGGACAG GAGTTGGAGCCCAGGCGGCAGCAGcgaaagcagcagcaaaatatg GAGCTGGTGTCCTGCCCGGGGCTGGCGTCATCCCAGGAGTTGGTGGAGTGGTACCGGGCGTCGGCGTTGTCCCAGGAGCCGGAG TTGGAGGgccagcagcggcagcagcagcagcgaagGCAGCGGCGAAGGCAGGAGCTTTCG GTCCAGGGGTGCTGCCCGGGGTTGGTGGTGTCCCAGGCCTCGTGCCCGGCGTTGGCGGTGTCCCCGGCTTGGTGCCCGGTGTCGGAGGTGTCCCCGGGGTGGCAG GAGTCGGGGCgccagcagcagcggcagcagcaaaggcagctaAGTACG GAGCTGGCGTCGGTGTTCCTGGCATTGGCGGTGTTCCTGGTGTTCCTGGTGTCCCTGGTGTCCCTGGTGTTCCTGGTGTTCCTGGCGTCCCTGGTGTTCCTGGAGTCCCTGGTGTCGCTGGTGTCCCTGGTGTGCCCGGCGTGCCCGGTGTGGCCGGGGTTCCTGGCGTCGTGCCCGGTGTCGGAG TGGGTGGTCCAGAAGCTGCGGCAGCTGCAGCGAAGGCTGCAGCGAAGGCTGCAGCGTATG GAGCAGGGCGCGTGCCCGGTGTCGGCGTGCCCGGAGTCGGCGTGCCCGGTGTCGGTGTGCCTGGTGTTGGCGTTCCCGGTGTTGGTGTTCCCGGTGTCGGTGTGCCCGGAGTTGGTGTGCCCGGTGTCGGCGTGCCCGGTCTGGTGCCCGGTGGGGTCGCAGGCATACCAG gaGTCGGAGTTCCAGCGGCCGCTGCTGCTGCCAAAGCAGCTGCCAAAGCAGCCAAGTTCG GAGCAGGTGGCCTGGCTCCTGGCGTAGGTGGCCTGGCTCCTGGTGTAGGTGGTCTAGCTCCCGGTGTGGGTGGCCTTGCTCCTGGCGTAGGTGGCCTGGCTCCTGGAGTGGGTGGCTTGGCCCCCGGCATTGGAGGTGTCccag GGGTCGGAggtccagctgcagcagcaaaagcagcagcgAAGGCAGCCAAATTTG GTGCTGGGGTCGGGGTGCCAGGTGGGGTCCCTGGCGTTGCTGGAGTGCCAGGAGTGACACCCGGTGTCGGCGTCGTGCCCGGGTTGGTGCCGGGTGTGGGGGTACCCGGTACTGGCATCCTCCCTGGTGCAG GCATCCCCCAAGTAGGGGTGCAGCCTGGTGCTAAACCTCCCAAATTCG GTGTTCCTGGAGCTGGAGTCCCAGGGGTTGGCGGCATCCCAg GTGGCCTTGGAGTCGGCGGCCTTGGACTCGGTGGCCTTGGAGTTGGTGGGCTCGGTGCTG GGATCTTATATCCAGGAGCTGTTGGGAAACCTCCCAAGCCAG GTTTTGGTGttggggggctgcagccag GGGCTGGAGTTCCTGGCTTTGGTGTGTCACCGATATTTCCAG GTGGGGTCGCCGGCCAGCTGGGATTTGGTG GGAAGCCCCCCAAGACCTTCGGAGGAGCCCTCGGTGCCCTGGGCTTTAGAG GCGGCGTTGGCTGCGCACAAGGGAAGTACTGCGGGAGGAAGCGGAAGTAA
- the ELN gene encoding elastin isoform X6: MAKQAAAPLLPGVLLLFSILPASHQGGVPGAIPGGGVPGGGFFPGAGVGGLGAGLGAGGKPLKPGAAGLFPGGVYPGGVFPGAASAAALKAAAKAGAGIGGVGGVGGPGGLGVSAGAVVPGGVQPGVGAAGKPPKVPGAGIPGAFPGGVLPGAGVRFPGVGVLPGVPTGAGVKPKGPGAGAFAGIPGLGGFGGQQPGVPLGYPIKAPKLPGGYGLPYSTGKLPYGFGPGGIGAGIGAGKAGYPTGTGVGAQAAAAKAAAKYGAGVLPGAGVIPGVGGVVPGVGVVPGAGVGGPAAAAAAAKAAAKAGAFGPGVLPGVGGVPGLVPGVGGVPGLVPGVGGVPGVAGVGAPAAAAAAKAAKYGAGVGVPGIGGVPGVPGVPGVPGVPGVPGVPGVPGVPGVAGVPGVPGVPGVAGVPGVVPGVGVGGPEAAAAAAKAAAKAAAYGAGRVPGVGVPGVGVPGVGVPGVGVPGVGVPGVGVPGVGVPGVGVPGLVPGGVAGIPGVGVPAAAAAAKAAAKAAKFGAGGLAPGVGGLAPGVGGLAPGVGGLAPGVGGLAPGVGGLAPGIGGVPGVGGPAAAAKAAAKAAKFGAGVGVPGGVPGVAGVPGVTPGVGVVPGLVPGVGVPGTGILPGAGIPQVGVQPGAKPPKFGVPGAGVPGVGGIPGGLGVGGLGLGGLGVGGLGAGILYPGAVGKPPKPGFGVGGLQPGAGVPGFGVSPIFPGGVAGQLGFGGKPPKTFGGALGALGFRGGVGCAQGKYCGRKRK; encoded by the exons GTGCTGCAGGTCTCTTCCCCGGAGGTGTCTACCCCGGGGGTGTCTTCCCAGGTGCTGCCTCTGCCGCTGCGCTCAAGGCTGCTGCGAAAGCTG GTGCTGGCATTGGTGGCGTGGGTGGAGTTGGTGGTCCTGGTGGCCTCGGGGTCTCCGCAG gtgCAGTGGTACCGGGCGGGGTGCAGCCCGGGGTTGGCGCGGCGGGGAAACCCCCCAAAGTACCAG GCGCTGGAATTCCTGGAGCTTTCCCGGGCGGCGTGCTCCCTGGTGCAG GTGTCCGCTTCCCTGGCGTCGGGGTGCTGCCCGGGGTACCCACTGGTGCTGGAGTCAAGCCTAAAGGTCCAG GAGCAGGAGCCTTCGCAGGAATCCCTG GACTGGGAGGTTTTGGAGGTCAGCAGCCCGGTGTCCCTCTGGGGTATCCCATCAAAGCTCCTAAGCTCCCAG GTGGCTATGGATTGCCCTACAGCACTGGTAAGCTGCCCTACG GCTTCGGGCCCGGCGGGATAGGAGCCGGCATCGGGGCAGGAAAGGCAGGGTACCCCACCGGGACAG GAGTTGGAGCCCAGGCGGCAGCAGcgaaagcagcagcaaaatatg GAGCTGGTGTCCTGCCCGGGGCTGGCGTCATCCCAGGAGTTGGTGGAGTGGTACCGGGCGTCGGCGTTGTCCCAGGAGCCGGAG TTGGAGGgccagcagcggcagcagcagcagcgaagGCAGCGGCGAAGGCAGGAGCTTTCG GTCCAGGGGTGCTGCCCGGGGTTGGTGGTGTCCCAGGCCTCGTGCCCGGCGTTGGCGGTGTCCCCGGCTTGGTGCCCGGTGTCGGAGGTGTCCCCGGGGTGGCAG GAGTCGGGGCgccagcagcagcggcagcagcaaaggcagctaAGTACG GAGCTGGCGTCGGTGTTCCTGGCATTGGCGGTGTTCCTGGTGTTCCTGGTGTCCCTGGTGTCCCTGGTGTTCCTGGTGTTCCTGGCGTCCCTGGTGTTCCTGGAGTCCCTGGTGTCGCTGGTGTCCCTGGTGTGCCCGGCGTGCCCGGTGTGGCCGGGGTTCCTGGCGTCGTGCCCGGTGTCGGAG TGGGTGGTCCAGAAGCTGCGGCAGCTGCAGCGAAGGCTGCAGCGAAGGCTGCAGCGTATG GAGCAGGGCGCGTGCCCGGTGTCGGCGTGCCCGGAGTCGGCGTGCCCGGTGTCGGTGTGCCTGGTGTTGGCGTTCCCGGTGTTGGTGTTCCCGGTGTCGGTGTGCCCGGAGTTGGTGTGCCCGGTGTCGGCGTGCCCGGTCTGGTGCCCGGTGGGGTCGCAGGCATACCAG gaGTCGGAGTTCCAGCGGCCGCTGCTGCTGCCAAAGCAGCTGCCAAAGCAGCCAAGTTCG GAGCAGGTGGCCTGGCTCCTGGCGTAGGTGGCCTGGCTCCTGGTGTAGGTGGTCTAGCTCCCGGTGTGGGTGGCCTTGCTCCTGGCGTAGGTGGCCTGGCTCCTGGAGTGGGTGGCTTGGCCCCCGGCATTGGAGGTGTCccag GGGTCGGAggtccagctgcagcagcaaaagcagcagcgAAGGCAGCCAAATTTG GTGCTGGGGTCGGGGTGCCAGGTGGGGTCCCTGGCGTTGCTGGAGTGCCAGGAGTGACACCCGGTGTCGGCGTCGTGCCCGGGTTGGTGCCGGGTGTGGGGGTACCCGGTACTGGCATCCTCCCTGGTGCAG GCATCCCCCAAGTAGGGGTGCAGCCTGGTGCTAAACCTCCCAAATTCG GTGTTCCTGGAGCTGGAGTCCCAGGGGTTGGCGGCATCCCAg GTGGCCTTGGAGTCGGCGGCCTTGGACTCGGTGGCCTTGGAGTTGGTGGGCTCGGTGCTG GGATCTTATATCCAGGAGCTGTTGGGAAACCTCCCAAGCCAG GTTTTGGTGttggggggctgcagccag GGGCTGGAGTTCCTGGCTTTGGTGTGTCACCGATATTTCCAG GTGGGGTCGCCGGCCAGCTGGGATTTGGTG GGAAGCCCCCCAAGACCTTCGGAGGAGCCCTCGGTGCCCTGGGCTTTAGAG GCGGCGTTGGCTGCGCACAAGGGAAGTACTGCGGGAGGAAGCGGAAGTAA
- the ELN gene encoding elastin isoform X4 — protein sequence MAKQAAAPLLPGVLLLFSILPASHQGGVPGAIPGGGVPGGGFFPGAGVGGLGAGVGGLGGLGPLGLQPGAAGLFPGGVYPGGVFPGAASAAALKAAAKAGAGIGGVGGVGGPGGLGVSAGAVVPGGVQPGVGAAGKPPKVPGAGIPGAFPGGVLPGAGVRFPGVGVLPGVPTGAGVKPKGPGAGAFAGIPGLGGFGGQQPGVPLGYPIKAPKLPGGYGLPYSTGKLPYGFGPGGIGAGIGAGKAGYPTGTGVGAQAAAAKAAAKYGAGVLPGAGVIPGVGGVVPGVGVVPGAGVGGPAAAAAAAKAAAKAGAFGPGVLPGVGGVPGLVPGVGGVPGLVPGVGGVPGVAGVGAPAAAAAAKAAKYGAGVGVPGIGGVPGVPGVPGVPGVPGVPGVPGVPGVPGVAGVPGVPGVPGVAGVPGVVPGVGVGGPEAAAAAAKAAAKAAAYGAGRVPGVGVPGVGVPGVGVPGVGVPGVGVPGVGVPGVGVPGVGVPGLVPGGVAGIPGVGVPAAAAAAKAAAKAAKFGAGGLAPGVGGLAPGVGGLAPGVGGLAPGVGGLAPGVGGLAPGIGGVPGVGGPAAAAKAAAKAAKFGAGVGVPGGVPGVAGVPGVTPGVGVVPGLVPGVGVPGTGILPGAGIPQVGVQPGAKPPKFGVPGAGVPGVGGIPGGLGVGGLGLGGLGVGGLGAGILYPGAVGKPPKPGFGVGGLQPGAGVPGFGVSPIFPGGVAGQLGFGGKPPKTFGGALGALGFRGGVGCAQGKYCGRKRK from the exons GTGCTGCAGGTCTCTTCCCCGGAGGTGTCTACCCCGGGGGTGTCTTCCCAGGTGCTGCCTCTGCCGCTGCGCTCAAGGCTGCTGCGAAAGCTG GTGCTGGCATTGGTGGCGTGGGTGGAGTTGGTGGTCCTGGTGGCCTCGGGGTCTCCGCAG gtgCAGTGGTACCGGGCGGGGTGCAGCCCGGGGTTGGCGCGGCGGGGAAACCCCCCAAAGTACCAG GCGCTGGAATTCCTGGAGCTTTCCCGGGCGGCGTGCTCCCTGGTGCAG GTGTCCGCTTCCCTGGCGTCGGGGTGCTGCCCGGGGTACCCACTGGTGCTGGAGTCAAGCCTAAAGGTCCAG GAGCAGGAGCCTTCGCAGGAATCCCTG GACTGGGAGGTTTTGGAGGTCAGCAGCCCGGTGTCCCTCTGGGGTATCCCATCAAAGCTCCTAAGCTCCCAG GTGGCTATGGATTGCCCTACAGCACTGGTAAGCTGCCCTACG GCTTCGGGCCCGGCGGGATAGGAGCCGGCATCGGGGCAGGAAAGGCAGGGTACCCCACCGGGACAG GAGTTGGAGCCCAGGCGGCAGCAGcgaaagcagcagcaaaatatg GAGCTGGTGTCCTGCCCGGGGCTGGCGTCATCCCAGGAGTTGGTGGAGTGGTACCGGGCGTCGGCGTTGTCCCAGGAGCCGGAG TTGGAGGgccagcagcggcagcagcagcagcgaagGCAGCGGCGAAGGCAGGAGCTTTCG GTCCAGGGGTGCTGCCCGGGGTTGGTGGTGTCCCAGGCCTCGTGCCCGGCGTTGGCGGTGTCCCCGGCTTGGTGCCCGGTGTCGGAGGTGTCCCCGGGGTGGCAG GAGTCGGGGCgccagcagcagcggcagcagcaaaggcagctaAGTACG GAGCTGGCGTCGGTGTTCCTGGCATTGGCGGTGTTCCTGGTGTTCCTGGTGTCCCTGGTGTCCCTGGTGTTCCTGGTGTTCCTGGCGTCCCTGGTGTTCCTGGAGTCCCTGGTGTCGCTGGTGTCCCTGGTGTGCCCGGCGTGCCCGGTGTGGCCGGGGTTCCTGGCGTCGTGCCCGGTGTCGGAG TGGGTGGTCCAGAAGCTGCGGCAGCTGCAGCGAAGGCTGCAGCGAAGGCTGCAGCGTATG GAGCAGGGCGCGTGCCCGGTGTCGGCGTGCCCGGAGTCGGCGTGCCCGGTGTCGGTGTGCCTGGTGTTGGCGTTCCCGGTGTTGGTGTTCCCGGTGTCGGTGTGCCCGGAGTTGGTGTGCCCGGTGTCGGCGTGCCCGGTCTGGTGCCCGGTGGGGTCGCAGGCATACCAG gaGTCGGAGTTCCAGCGGCCGCTGCTGCTGCCAAAGCAGCTGCCAAAGCAGCCAAGTTCG GAGCAGGTGGCCTGGCTCCTGGCGTAGGTGGCCTGGCTCCTGGTGTAGGTGGTCTAGCTCCCGGTGTGGGTGGCCTTGCTCCTGGCGTAGGTGGCCTGGCTCCTGGAGTGGGTGGCTTGGCCCCCGGCATTGGAGGTGTCccag GGGTCGGAggtccagctgcagcagcaaaagcagcagcgAAGGCAGCCAAATTTG GTGCTGGGGTCGGGGTGCCAGGTGGGGTCCCTGGCGTTGCTGGAGTGCCAGGAGTGACACCCGGTGTCGGCGTCGTGCCCGGGTTGGTGCCGGGTGTGGGGGTACCCGGTACTGGCATCCTCCCTGGTGCAG GCATCCCCCAAGTAGGGGTGCAGCCTGGTGCTAAACCTCCCAAATTCG GTGTTCCTGGAGCTGGAGTCCCAGGGGTTGGCGGCATCCCAg GTGGCCTTGGAGTCGGCGGCCTTGGACTCGGTGGCCTTGGAGTTGGTGGGCTCGGTGCTG GGATCTTATATCCAGGAGCTGTTGGGAAACCTCCCAAGCCAG GTTTTGGTGttggggggctgcagccag GGGCTGGAGTTCCTGGCTTTGGTGTGTCACCGATATTTCCAG GTGGGGTCGCCGGCCAGCTGGGATTTGGTG GGAAGCCCCCCAAGACCTTCGGAGGAGCCCTCGGTGCCCTGGGCTTTAGAG GCGGCGTTGGCTGCGCACAAGGGAAGTACTGCGGGAGGAAGCGGAAGTAA